In one window of Neisseria subflava DNA:
- a CDS encoding ABC transporter ATP-binding protein, which yields MHTLFQICNLSVRVQDKTLLEIDQLDIPHGMTVIIGPNGAGKSTLLRALIGQTGQGGITLFGEAVAPQIRAGRVAWVGQHGRYNMPMTVREYIELASFVQKGRLNHEWADELLDYFDLTALADKRIGKLSGGEQQRTNIIRALLQNAPVLLLDEPCNHLDIRHQHRLMQYLVGHSNRASSMMVLHDLNLAARYAEHIILMSKGKVVASGKVGEVMCPDLLESVYGWQIRRCEDEAGFYFRS from the coding sequence ATGCACACCTTATTTCAAATCTGTAATCTTTCCGTCCGCGTCCAAGACAAAACCCTGCTTGAAATCGATCAACTGGATATACCTCACGGCATGACCGTCATTATCGGCCCGAATGGTGCGGGCAAATCTACTTTACTGCGTGCCTTAATCGGGCAAACGGGGCAGGGGGGAATCACGCTTTTCGGTGAGGCCGTTGCGCCGCAAATCCGCGCGGGCAGGGTGGCATGGGTCGGGCAGCATGGCCGTTACAATATGCCGATGACCGTACGCGAATACATTGAGTTGGCGTCATTCGTACAAAAAGGCCGTCTGAACCATGAATGGGCGGACGAGCTACTCGATTATTTTGATTTGACGGCGTTGGCGGATAAGCGCATCGGCAAGCTTTCAGGTGGCGAGCAACAACGCACCAACATCATCCGCGCCCTGTTGCAAAACGCGCCGGTCTTGCTTTTGGACGAACCGTGCAACCATCTCGATATCCGCCACCAACACCGCCTGATGCAGTATTTGGTCGGGCATTCAAACCGTGCCTCATCAATGATGGTATTACACGATTTAAACCTCGCCGCGCGTTATGCGGAACATATTATTTTGATGAGTAAGGGAAAAGTCGTTGCATCAGGCAAGGTGGGCGAAGTGATGTGCCCCGACTTGCTTGAATCGGTTTACGGTTGGCAGATACGCCGTTGCGAAGATGAAGCAGGGTTTTATTTCAGAAGCTGA
- a CDS encoding FecCD family ABC transporter permease: MKPHTLTLCLLLTAAAVYLCCGIGFGAWESPLAMDETVRQIRLPRIYTALLVGAGLSASGAALQALFENPLADPSLIGTSGGAALGVIVLLALGGGAMGVPAAAFLGALGVCLLILAVHKLLGGGTLGLLVLGFVLSAFSGAVVSMILFLSDDLVLRSATTWLSGSLAEAGFSSPVAAIAVMLPGFLILLSAGRRLDVLMTGEDTAASMGVSVGILRVQTVIGAALMTGAAVSLSGIIGFLGMMIPNVLAQTVGGSRRKLIALSAWLGAVFLMVVDGAARWLTYPVDLPVGIVIALLGGPFFMYLFIKPLKSQ, encoded by the coding sequence ATGAAACCGCATACCCTTACCCTCTGCCTGCTGCTTACTGCCGCCGCCGTTTATTTGTGCTGCGGCATCGGTTTTGGCGCGTGGGAGTCGCCGTTGGCGATGGATGAAACCGTCCGTCAAATCCGTTTACCGCGCATCTATACCGCGCTTTTGGTCGGAGCCGGTTTGTCCGCTTCGGGTGCGGCATTGCAGGCTTTATTTGAGAACCCGCTGGCTGATCCGAGTTTGATCGGGACGTCGGGCGGGGCGGCCTTGGGCGTGATTGTGCTATTGGCTTTGGGCGGTGGCGCGATGGGTGTGCCGGCGGCGGCTTTTCTCGGTGCATTGGGTGTGTGCCTGCTGATTTTGGCGGTGCACAAACTACTCGGCGGCGGTACTTTGGGATTGCTGGTGTTGGGGTTTGTGTTGAGCGCGTTTTCGGGCGCGGTGGTCAGCATGATTTTGTTTTTGTCTGACGATTTGGTATTGCGCAGCGCGACCACATGGCTGTCGGGCAGCCTTGCCGAAGCCGGTTTTTCATCGCCTGTTGCGGCAATCGCGGTCATGTTGCCCGGTTTTCTGATTTTGTTATCCGCAGGCAGGCGGCTGGATGTTTTGATGACAGGGGAAGATACGGCTGCCAGTATGGGGGTGTCGGTCGGGATATTGCGTGTGCAAACCGTAATCGGCGCGGCATTGATGACGGGGGCGGCGGTATCGCTTTCGGGCATCATCGGTTTTCTCGGCATGATGATCCCCAATGTACTGGCGCAAACCGTCGGCGGCAGCCGCCGCAAACTGATTGCGCTGTCGGCTTGGTTGGGCGCAGTGTTTTTGATGGTGGTGGACGGTGCGGCGCGCTGGCTGACATACCCTGTCGATCTGCCGGTCGGTATCGTGATTGCCTTATTGGGCGGACCGTTTTTTATGTATTTGTTTATCAAGCCTTTGAAAAGCCAATAG
- a CDS encoding heme/hemin ABC transporter substrate-binding protein has product MKLKLLLLSALISLTGTAHAQRIVVLTPDTADIVAALGALDEIVGRDQTVQNPALKNKPSIGIHRRLTVEPIVAAKPDIAIGSWMAQPADIFAHLQKAGIKAVNVAPDDSIAAYPQSIRNIGQLIGKSVQADKLASKWQADMKQQPSSGKRYLFSYDGRIVSGKNTAADEIIRRAGGINAAAAIDGLKPMTREAWIAAKPDIIIIADHNTAMMGNVKTFAARPEISGSPAAKNGKIYLWKANDMFRYGLDTPQVIQRLHGLAK; this is encoded by the coding sequence ATGAAACTCAAACTCCTCCTGCTTTCCGCACTTATTTCGTTGACCGGCACTGCACACGCGCAACGCATCGTCGTGTTGACCCCTGATACGGCAGACATTGTTGCCGCGCTCGGCGCATTGGACGAAATCGTCGGCCGCGACCAGACCGTTCAAAATCCGGCGTTGAAAAACAAGCCCAGTATCGGCATTCATCGCCGCCTGACGGTTGAACCGATTGTGGCCGCCAAACCCGACATTGCCATCGGTTCATGGATGGCGCAGCCTGCCGATATTTTTGCCCACCTGCAAAAAGCAGGCATTAAAGCCGTCAATGTTGCGCCCGATGACAGCATCGCCGCCTATCCGCAAAGTATCCGCAACATCGGCCAGCTTATCGGCAAAAGCGTGCAGGCGGACAAGTTGGCCAGTAAGTGGCAGGCGGATATGAAACAGCAGCCTTCCAGCGGCAAACGCTACCTCTTCAGCTACGACGGACGCATCGTATCGGGCAAGAATACTGCCGCCGACGAAATCATCCGCCGTGCCGGCGGTATCAATGCCGCAGCCGCCATTGACGGCCTCAAACCGATGACGCGTGAGGCATGGATTGCGGCCAAACCCGACATCATCATTATTGCCGACCACAACACCGCCATGATGGGCAACGTCAAAACCTTTGCCGCACGCCCCGAAATCTCCGGCTCGCCTGCCGCGAAAAACGGCAAGATTTATTTGTGGAAGGCCAACGATATGTTCCGTTACGGGCTGGATACGCCGCAAGTGATTCAGCGTTTGCACGGTTTGGCGAAATAA
- a CDS encoding TonB-dependent hemoglobin/transferrin/lactoferrin family receptor: MKKKAIACVVGAVFSGQLYAAQMPVAQAEIEPVVVTADRNAQTLDKAAPNVSVIGRKTLNQASAQNLDDMVLYEPGVSVPSDNNRRGHAGINIRGIDGNRILMMVDGVRIPESYAGGGSNGAISGRDMVESDTLKQVDIVKGPYSALYGSDALGGVVNMVTLSPRDFVDADKRGHFGLKHGYRSRDRSHGVTATAAGFHENAEGLLMLTRRQGHETENMGGDKSYSTSRTATNPQKNNAYNILAKGNIGNERHRLETLYEQYYHANDTVLANSLGSQSRGPVTIATSESNARDRIRRQRIEAGYRYTGEGRLKEANLAAYQQKLRTEDDAVDVSITRMGARQLGNSTRYSDYGFNQTIRGLNGRSVWEFDGAVKQTVVAGAEYKHTETARPRDSLTVDNLNGAVSKVYAGSTYPNKTFPDSKRKTFSVYAQDSLTFGNGIVLTPALRYEKDKLNTETDQAYLNANPGGTATRFSDSAFTPSLRLSVPMGEQFTGFATYSQGFRTPPFDSATMAFANTTYGYAIIPNANLKSERSNSFELGMKFKNERARAQVTAFYNRYRNFINRTEIGTSTIGGRPIIQYQYQNLDRVKTYGAEASAAYKFLPGWQVSGNIAWMRGEQQDGKPLDSAYPLNGVLGLDYTQEKWGVGTKLRWSKKHSRVSSDTVFQEPGYGVWDVGAWYKPFKNLEIGANIYNVGNKKYWQHADVAGMSRTSVMDLYTETGRNFAATVQLKF, from the coding sequence ATGAAAAAGAAAGCGATTGCCTGTGTAGTAGGGGCGGTTTTTTCCGGACAGTTATATGCGGCTCAGATGCCGGTAGCTCAGGCAGAAATAGAGCCTGTGGTAGTCACGGCCGACCGCAACGCGCAAACGCTGGACAAAGCTGCGCCGAATGTGTCGGTTATCGGGCGCAAGACCTTAAACCAAGCGTCGGCGCAGAATTTGGACGACATGGTTTTGTACGAACCCGGCGTCAGTGTGCCGTCTGATAACAACCGCCGCGGCCATGCGGGCATCAATATCCGAGGCATAGACGGCAACCGCATCCTGATGATGGTGGACGGCGTACGCATTCCCGAGTCCTACGCGGGCGGCGGCTCCAACGGCGCGATTTCGGGACGCGATATGGTTGAAAGCGACACGCTGAAGCAGGTCGATATTGTCAAAGGTCCTTATTCCGCGCTGTACGGCAGCGATGCACTCGGCGGTGTGGTGAATATGGTTACGCTCTCGCCGCGCGATTTTGTCGATGCGGACAAACGCGGGCATTTCGGTTTGAAACACGGCTACCGCAGCCGCGACCGTAGCCACGGTGTAACGGCGACAGCCGCCGGTTTCCATGAAAACGCCGAAGGTCTGCTGATGCTGACGCGCCGCCAAGGCCACGAAACGGAAAACATGGGCGGCGACAAAAGCTACTCGACTTCGCGCACCGCCACCAATCCGCAGAAAAACAATGCCTACAATATCTTGGCGAAAGGCAATATCGGCAACGAACGCCACCGCTTGGAAACTTTGTACGAACAGTATTACCACGCCAACGATACCGTGTTGGCAAACAGCTTGGGTTCGCAATCGCGCGGGCCGGTAACCATCGCAACATCTGAGAGCAATGCTCGCGACCGCATCCGCCGTCAACGTATCGAAGCAGGCTACCGCTACACTGGCGAAGGCCGTCTGAAAGAAGCCAACCTGGCTGCCTATCAGCAAAAACTGCGTACGGAAGACGATGCCGTCGATGTGAGCATTACGCGTATGGGCGCGCGCCAATTAGGTAACTCGACCCGTTATTCCGACTACGGTTTCAATCAGACCATACGTGGGCTGAACGGACGTAGCGTGTGGGAGTTTGACGGCGCGGTCAAACAAACCGTCGTTGCCGGTGCCGAATACAAACATACTGAGACCGCCCGTCCGCGCGACAGTCTGACAGTGGACAATCTGAACGGCGCCGTCAGCAAAGTTTATGCAGGCAGCACCTATCCGAATAAAACCTTCCCCGACAGCAAGCGCAAAACGTTCAGCGTTTACGCACAAGACAGCCTGACCTTCGGCAACGGCATTGTTCTAACTCCGGCCTTACGTTACGAAAAAGACAAGCTGAATACTGAAACCGACCAAGCCTATCTCAACGCCAATCCCGGCGGAACGGCGACGCGCTTCAGTGATTCCGCGTTTACGCCCAGCCTGCGCCTGAGCGTGCCGATGGGTGAGCAGTTCACCGGATTTGCCACTTATTCACAAGGCTTCCGCACGCCGCCTTTTGACAGCGCGACCATGGCGTTTGCCAATACGACCTACGGCTATGCCATCATTCCCAATGCCAACCTCAAATCTGAACGCTCTAACAGCTTTGAATTGGGGATGAAGTTCAAAAACGAACGTGCCCGTGCGCAAGTCACCGCGTTCTACAACCGTTACCGCAACTTTATCAACCGCACTGAAATCGGTACCTCCACCATTGGCGGACGCCCGATTATCCAGTACCAATATCAAAATCTGGATAGGGTCAAAACCTACGGTGCCGAAGCCTCCGCCGCCTACAAATTCCTGCCGGGCTGGCAAGTCTCCGGCAACATCGCTTGGATGCGCGGTGAGCAGCAGGACGGCAAACCGTTGGATTCTGCTTATCCGCTCAACGGCGTTTTGGGTTTGGATTACACTCAGGAAAAATGGGGTGTGGGTACCAAGCTGCGCTGGTCGAAAAAACACAGCCGCGTCAGCAGCGACACTGTTTTCCAAGAGCCGGGTTATGGCGTATGGGATGTCGGCGCGTGGTACAAGCCGTTTAAAAACCTCGAAATCGGCGCAAACATTTACAACGTCGGCAACAAAAAATACTGGCAGCACGCAGACGTTGCCGGCATGAGCCGTACCAGTGTGATGGACTTGTACACCGAAACCGGCCGTAATTTCGCCGCAACCGTACAACTGAAGTTCTAA